TTTTCTGTTCTGCTGCCATTAATGAGCCAACAAGCTTGTGCTCAGCAACTTTTTCATCGTCAGTCATAACTGGCTTGATATCAAAATCTATATCAAACTTAACTTTCCAAGGAGCAAAATGTTCTGTCATTTTTATGCCTGCTGAAGCTTGGACAATAATATAAACATTATTTGAGTAAGAGGCATGATACCTTCCCAAAACTTTGAATCCTTCAAACTCATCATTCAAAGTTCCATCTTCAATAACCTTTAAAAAAAGATCATACGCTGCACCCATAAGAGAAACATTTTTAAAAGTTGCAGTTACTAAATAAGTATTCATTTGATTAATAAATCTATAAATCTTTTATAGGGTATAGCATTTAGTATTGAGTTAAGGATCTTGAAATGAATATTTCTGCTAAAGGAATTTTTTTAGATCGACTGTCAATAATTAAACCGCTTGAAGTTCTCTAGCTTTTATAAATGCTTTTTTAGTAGTTGTAGTTTTTGCGTAATCATACGACTCAAGATGTGTTCTTAATGTATGCCCCA
This is a stretch of genomic DNA from Prochlorococcus marinus XMU1412. It encodes these proteins:
- a CDS encoding DUF3303 domain-containing protein; amino-acid sequence: MNTYLVTATFKNVSLMGAAYDLFLKVIEDGTLNDEFEGFKVLGRYHASYSNNVYIIVQASAGIKMTEHFAPWKVKFDIDFDIKPVMTDDEKVAEHKLVGSLMAAEQKMGFTG